The Terrirubrum flagellatum nucleotide sequence TCAAACAAATCGATGACGCGGCCGCGGTCGGCGAGGCCCATCATCTGGCGCACGGCGTCCGCCGTCACCTTGCCGTCGCCATGTGAAATCGCCTGATCGAGCAGCGATTGGGAATCGCGCGCGGAACCTTCCGCGGCGCGCGCGATGATCGCCAGCGCCTCGTCCTCGACCTCGACCTTCTCGTTCGCGCAGATATTGCGCAGCATCTCGACAAGCGTCGCGGCGTCGATCCGCTTCAGATCAAAGCGCTGGCAGCGCGAGAGAATCGTGACGGGAACCTTCTTGATCTCGGTCGTCGCAAAGATGAATTTCGCGTGCGGCGGCGGCTCTTCCAGCGTCTTCAGGAACGCGTTGAACGCGGCCGTCGACAGCATGTGCACTTCGTCGATGATGTAGACCTTATAGCGGGCCTCCATCGGCTTGTAGCGCACCTGATCGTTGATCTGCCTGATGAAGTCGACGCCGGTGTTCGACGCCGCGTCGACCTCGAACACGTCCATATGCTCGCCGTCGATGATCTTGCGGCAGTGAACGCCGAGCGTCGCAAGCTCGATCGTCGGACCGGCGTTTTTGTTGTCGGGCGTTTCGTAGTTCAGCGCGCGGGCGAGAATGCGCGCAGTCGTCGTTTTGCCGACGCCGCGGACGCCGGTCAGCATCCAGGCCTGCGGAATGCGACCCGACGCGAAGGCGTTCTTCAGCGTCCGGACCATGGCCTCCTGGCCATAGAGCTGATCGAAATTCCGGGGACGGTATTTGCGGGCGAGAACGCGATAGCCGCCGGCGGGCGCGTCCGCCGGCGCCGGAGCAAGGCCGGGGAGATCGAAGCTCGGCTCGGGCGTCTGGTCGTCCATCCATAAACCTTAGCGCCGGCCGGAAGGCCGGGCCAAGCTCCCGACAGAGAATCGATGTGGAGGGTGGGAGGCTGGACGAAGACCCGCCCGGTGCTCGTTAGGGCTGCTTCCTTCCGGACCTGACCCGGTTGGCGAGTGGTACGTCCCTCACCAACCTCCCGCCGGCTATATGGCCGCTCAGGGGATAGGAGGCAAGCGGGGCCTCAAGCGAGTGCAATCCGGGCGTCCGGAATATCCGTCTGCGAGAAATCGCCGCCCTTGAAGAGGAGCGGCAGGCCGCGCGCCCTGGCGAGCGCATAGGCGAAGCAGTCGCCGAAGTTGAGTTTGGCGGGGTGGCGGCCCTTGCCGAAGCGGCTGAACGCATCCGCCGCAAGTCGCGCCAGCGCTTCATCGACGGGAACAATGACAATCGCGCATTCATCGAGAATGCGTTGAACGCGCGTTTCGACCTCTTTCACTCCGAGCCCGATCAGGACGATGAACGTCTCCTGCAGATTACCCGCTGACATCAGATTGGAGGGCGACGCTTCCAGAAGCTCAAAAAGCGCCCGCGCGTCAGGCTCATCTTTCGCAATCGCCACAATGACTGAGCCGTCGACAACCATCATGACGAGAGCTAGCGCGGCAGACCGTACTCGTCATACATCTCGTCCATGATCTCTTCGTAGCTGGGCGCATCCGGCGGCGTCTCGCGCTTGATGGCCTCCTGGATTTCGCGGACGCGCGCCCATTTCTCTTCGCGCGTCAGCTCACGCTTCCTTTCCAGCCGCTCCTTCTCGGCGCGCAAAAGGTCGAGCACGATCGCCGAGGTCCCCTTCCCCGTCGCCTGCTTGATCTCGGCGAGAAGGCGCTCGGCCTCCCTGTTCTTGATGTTGATGGACATGGCGGCGCAGCCGACGACTATACAGAAAGCGGATTGGCTTTCTGTATATCACCTCTCCCACCCCTTGTCAGGACGCCCGCGGCGGCGTTGGTTGCCCGCATGACATTTGCGCTCCATCCCCAGCTTGCGGCGGATACCTTTCCAGTCGGCGATCTCGCGCTCAGCGCCGTGCTGCTGATGAATGACGACCGCTTTCCCTGGGTCATCCTCGTCCCGCGACGCGCCAATATGCGCGACCTGATCGATCTCGACGAAGCGGACGCCGGCGCCTGCTCAGGCGAGATCAGGCTGGTCAGCCGGGCGATGAAGGAGCTGTTCAAGCCCCACAAGCTCAACGTCGCCGCGCTCGGCAACATGGTCCCGCAGCTTCACATCCATATCATCGCGCGCTTCGCCGAGGACGCCGCCTGGCCGCGGCCCGTGTGGGGCGTCGGCGAGATCAGACCCTATCCCGAACCTCTGCGCGCAGAGCGGATCGAGATGCTGCGCGCGGCCTTAAAGATCGCCTGATCAGGCGTAATCTCTCCTCCGACTCACTCTTCGATCGCAGATCCCCTTTGCCCTCCGCCCTTCCCCTTCTTCTGGGCTACGCCCAGGTCACCCTCGACCGCCACAGCGAACGACGCGACGATTCCGACTGGATCGACAGCCTCGCCAACAACAGAGAAGCGCGCACGCTGCTGTTCGCCGGCGAAATCCCGATCCTGAAACGACTCGCCGATGGAACTTCGTCTTCCTGGTTCACGCGCGACGAGGCGGCGAAGCTTGGCGAGCCCACTGACTCCGCCTTTCTCGGCACCGACGAATATGGGCCGCTCTTCGCCGCGGCGCTCGATGCGAAACTCGTCGAACCGCTGAAGGAGCAGGGCTATGGCGCAGCCGACATGCGCACGGTCGCGATGCGCAGCTTCGTCACGCCGGAAGAGACGTCCAATCTCGGCATGGCGAAAGCGCTCTTCGCCTGGCACGCGACCCATCGCTTCTGCGCGAAATGCGGCCAGCCCTCGAAGCCGGCGCATGCGGGCTGGCGGCGCGACTGTCCCCATTGCGGGGCGCAGCATTTTCCGCGCACCGATCCCGTGGTGATCATGCTCAGCGTGATCGGCGACAAATGTTTGCTCGGCCGCTCGCCGCGTTTCGCCGCGCCGATGTATTCTTGCCTCGCAGGCTTCATGGAGCCGGGCGAATCAATCGAGCAGGCGGTGCGGCGCGAGACGCGCGAGGAAGCCGGCGTGATCTGCGGGCGCGTCGATTATCTCCTGTCGCAGCCCTGGCCGTTTCCGATGTCGCTGATGATCGGCTGCATCGCGCAGGCGGAGAACGAAGAACTCACCATCGATCATAATGAACTCGCCGACGCGCGCTGGTTTTCGCGCGATGAAGCCTTGTCGATCCTCGAGAACCGGCATCCGGACGGCATCCAGTGCCCACCCGTGATCGCCATCGCGCATCACCTCCTGCGCCATTGGGTGGAGAAGGGATGAGCGCGCTCCCCGATAATCCGCATGTCGTGTTGCAGACGCCACGACTGCCGCTGCTCGACAGCTATGAGGATGCGCTCAGGCGCGGCTGGTCGCCCTTCGCCGGACAGGACGCGGCGGCGCAGGAATTGAAGAAACTCCTCGCCGACCGCGCGGCCTACCTTGCTTCGCTCAACGCGCAGGAAGGCATGATGGTGCTGCCGGACGGGCGCATGAAGCCGCGGCTGCCGTCGCGCCATTTCTTTATCAGCGATGGCGATTTCTGCGGCCGCATCAATCTGCGCTTCCAACATCGCACGACGGAGCTGCCCGACTACACCTCCGGCCATATCGGCTACGCCATCGTGCCGTGGAAACAGGGCCGCGGTTACGCCACCACGGCGCTCGCCGCCATCCTGCCGATCGCGCGGGATGTCGGCCTGCCCTTCGTCGTCATCACCTGCAATTCGGACAATCACGCCTCGCGCCGGGTGATCGAGAAATGCGGCGGCGTCTATACCGGCATCAAGCCCGACCTGTTCCAGAAGGACGTGCTGAAGCTGCAGTTCAGGATCGATCTCGCGCGCTGATCCGCCGCCGGCTCATCGTCGCCTAGCGGCTTTCCGAACTCGCCCGACGCCTTAAATGCGCGGCGAAATTCGCATCAACCATTAAGGTTAAATCAGGGCGGGGACCATTTCCGCCACTTAAACAGGCGTTTGGCGCCTTCGCCGAAAGGAGTTGGAAACGCCGGCGGCTTCAACTCGCGCCTTAACAGACCCCGCAGAATGCGGCGGCCTGGCAGGGGGCAAAAATCATGATGACCGTGATCGGCATCGCCTGGCTGGCGAGCTTCGCCGTGTTCATCGAAATGGCGATCAGGGCCAAGCCGCTGGACTGAGGCGGCGCTCTAATCCTTCCAGCCCATCCGGTTGATGAAGAAGCTCTCGTTGGGCGTGGGCGTCCATTGCAGCGCCTTGCTCGCCCCGTAGATCGCCGTCATCTGGTAGAGCGGAACGGTCGGGACCTCGTCGACGATGATGTGCGCGATCTTCGCGTAATCATCGAGCCGCTTTTTCTCGTCGAGCGTGGCGCGGCCGTCATCGAGCAGCGCGTCGATCTGCTTGTTCTCGACGATCGACCAGGAATTTCCCGAGTGGAAAATCTGGTAGAGCGCGCCGTCGGCGTCCTGGCAGGCGCATGACGAGGTGCTGATCGCGAGCGTCGGCCCACCTGACGCACCCTGCTGGATCGCCTTCAGGAAGGTCGCGGTGTCGACGAGCGAAATCGCGACATCAAAACCAACCGTGCGCAGTTGCTGCTGCACCGCCTGCGCGATGCGTTGATCGAAGAAGGTTCCAATCAGCAGATCGAATTTCGGCGGGCGGCCGGCTTCGACGATCAACGCCTTCGCCTTGGCGGGATCATAGGGCGGGCCGGCGAGATCCTTGGTCCAGCCGAAATGCGCCGGCGTCACCATCTGCGGGAGCGGCTTGTCGAAGCCGCCGAGGATGCCTTCTGTCAGCCCCTCCTTGTCGATCGCATGGGCCACCGCCTGCCTGAGCTTGAGATTGTCGAAGGGCGGCTTGGTCGGATTGATCCTGATGTAGGAGAGGCGTTCGGTCAGCGCGAAGACGCTCTTTGCGCGC carries:
- the nudC gene encoding NAD(+) diphosphatase translates to MPSALPLLLGYAQVTLDRHSERRDDSDWIDSLANNREARTLLFAGEIPILKRLADGTSSSWFTRDEAAKLGEPTDSAFLGTDEYGPLFAAALDAKLVEPLKEQGYGAADMRTVAMRSFVTPEETSNLGMAKALFAWHATHRFCAKCGQPSKPAHAGWRRDCPHCGAQHFPRTDPVVIMLSVIGDKCLLGRSPRFAAPMYSCLAGFMEPGESIEQAVRRETREEAGVICGRVDYLLSQPWPFPMSLMIGCIAQAENEELTIDHNELADARWFSRDEALSILENRHPDGIQCPPVIAIAHHLLRHWVEKG
- a CDS encoding HIT family protein, which encodes MTFALHPQLAADTFPVGDLALSAVLLMNDDRFPWVILVPRRANMRDLIDLDEADAGACSGEIRLVSRAMKELFKPHKLNVAALGNMVPQLHIHIIARFAEDAAWPRPVWGVGEIRPYPEPLRAERIEMLRAALKIA
- a CDS encoding GNAT family N-acetyltransferase translates to MSALPDNPHVVLQTPRLPLLDSYEDALRRGWSPFAGQDAAAQELKKLLADRAAYLASLNAQEGMMVLPDGRMKPRLPSRHFFISDGDFCGRINLRFQHRTTELPDYTSGHIGYAIVPWKQGRGYATTALAAILPIARDVGLPFVVITCNSDNHASRRVIEKCGGVYTGIKPDLFQKDVLKLQFRIDLAR
- a CDS encoding type II toxin-antitoxin system VapC family toxin, with product MMVVDGSVIVAIAKDEPDARALFELLEASPSNLMSAGNLQETFIVLIGLGVKEVETRVQRILDECAIVIVPVDEALARLAADAFSRFGKGRHPAKLNFGDCFAYALARARGLPLLFKGGDFSQTDIPDARIALA
- a CDS encoding type II toxin-antitoxin system VapB family antitoxin codes for the protein MSINIKNREAERLLAEIKQATGKGTSAIVLDLLRAEKERLERKRELTREEKWARVREIQEAIKRETPPDAPSYEEIMDEMYDEYGLPR